GTAAGAGAATTATACAATTATAGCAATAGTTCCATTTATATGATGTCAGCTTATGATTTTTCCTCTTGAACCCTCTATTGTAATAAAGGTATGTGATCAAGAATATAGCTTCCTTAAAAGGGAAAATAGCAAATTAAAGAAATCTTATTTTCTAGAAAATAAGATTTCTGATCGTAGGAAAATAAACTTTATAGAGATATTATTAGCGGATTAGTTTTAGTATCTAACATAGATTTCTTATTTTTAAGAAATCTTTTTTGATAACTTTATAGATTTCTAGAAAAGTAGAAATCTTCTTTAAATAAATTCACCCACATGGCAAAAGTTATTGTATTTGGGAATCGTAAAGGAGGAGTAGGTAAATCTACTTTAACAATGATGACAGCTACAGCATTAAGCCAAGCTCCCTTCAATAAAAAAATCTTGGTTATTGATGCTGATGACCAACAGAGTTTGGTTAAGTTTAGAAATGATGACTTAGGAGATGATTTAGATGCAGAGCCTAGTTATAAAATCATATCTTGTCTTAACGATATTGATCGCCTATATGAAATTATTCAACGAGCACGAACTACACACGATTATATTTTTGTAGATGTAGCTGGACGATTAGACGATTTTACAAAAAAGGTTCTATTCTATGTTGATGTCTTAATGGTTCCTTTTCAGGCAGGAAATTTCTCTTTAGAATCTACTTTTGATTATGTAAAATTTGCTCTAAAAGTTTCTCAAAAGAGAGAGGGAAATAAAATAAGACCTATTACTATGGTAGGTTTTGTAAATATGTATATAAAAGGGCGAACAAGGTATAGAGATG
Above is a window of Aureispira anguillae DNA encoding:
- a CDS encoding ParA family protein, which gives rise to MAKVIVFGNRKGGVGKSTLTMMTATALSQAPFNKKILVIDADDQQSLVKFRNDDLGDDLDAEPSYKIISCLNDIDRLYEIIQRARTTHDYIFVDVAGRLDDFTKKVLFYVDVLMVPFQAGNFSLESTFDYVKFALKVSQKREGNKIRPITMVGFVNMYIKGRTRYRDAREDLEAFEKYVSVLDNNLGFYTAFMDADTLNSIYSKKSSDTAKRNFRCWLNELIKTAGL